The following are from one region of the Sorghum bicolor cultivar BTx623 chromosome 2, Sorghum_bicolor_NCBIv3, whole genome shotgun sequence genome:
- the LOC110432546 gene encoding heavy metal-associated isoprenylated plant protein 7-like isoform X1 — MDYRQPYCMTLRMNIDCNGCYQRIRRALLQMQELESHLIDKKHGRVIVCGVFSPQDVAIKIRKRTNRRVEILDVSEVSPPAPEGAPGHMP; from the exons atggactacagg CAGCCCTACTGCATGACCCTGAGGATGAACATCGACTGCAACGGGTGCTACCAGAGGATCAGGAGGGCGCTCCTCCAGATGCAAG AGCTGGAGAGCCACCTGATCGACAAGAAGCACGGCCGGGTCATAGTGTGCGGCGTCTTCAGCCCGCAGGACGTGGCCATCAAGATCAGGAAGCGGACCAACCGCCGCGTCGAGATCCTCGACGTCAGCGAGGTCTCACCGCCCGCCCCAGAGGGCGCCCCCGGCCACATGCCCTGA
- the LOC110432546 gene encoding heavy metal-associated isoprenylated plant protein 7-like isoform X2, translating into MDYRPYCMTLRMNIDCNGCYQRIRRALLQMQELESHLIDKKHGRVIVCGVFSPQDVAIKIRKRTNRRVEILDVSEVSPPAPEGAPGHMP; encoded by the exons atggactacagg CCCTACTGCATGACCCTGAGGATGAACATCGACTGCAACGGGTGCTACCAGAGGATCAGGAGGGCGCTCCTCCAGATGCAAG AGCTGGAGAGCCACCTGATCGACAAGAAGCACGGCCGGGTCATAGTGTGCGGCGTCTTCAGCCCGCAGGACGTGGCCATCAAGATCAGGAAGCGGACCAACCGCCGCGTCGAGATCCTCGACGTCAGCGAGGTCTCACCGCCCGCCCCAGAGGGCGCCCCCGGCCACATGCCCTGA
- the LOC8055804 gene encoding dihydrolipoyllysine-residue acetyltransferase component 4 of pyruvate dehydrogenase complex, chloroplastic produces MVHPSDKLRRFGSRSDGRKICQVVRTINGDWLDGPTLQWAGQPSPNALVRLPLSHLAPPRRSPDSAAQPAFSSTQPSPERRTISSVIIHQCAMASLISPYLSVPTAPGHARLAAPAAPRRRRMAVVRAKIREIFMPALSSTMTEGKIVSWTAAEGDRVAKGDPVVVVESDKADMDVETFHDGIVAVVLVPAGETAPVGAPIALLAESEEEVALARARAQALSQGQSQEPSPPHAAAAPVSGTPPPAPVAAPVTKGIATPYAKKVAKQHRVDIAGVVGTGPHGRVTAADVEAAAGIKHKRKVAPPPPPPPAAVGPAPPMPASAVLPPVPGGTVVPFTTMQAAVSRNMVDSLSVPTFRVGYSMITDKLDALYEKVKSKGVTKTVLLVKAAAVALTQHPVVNASCRDGKSFSYNNSVNIGVAVALEGGLLTPVLEDADKLDIYLLAQKWRVLLKKARMKQLQPNEYNSGTFTLSNLGMFGVDKFDAILPAGQGAIMAVGASRPTVVADKDGFFSIKSEMLVNVTADHRIIYGADLAAFLQTFAKIVEDPESLTL; encoded by the exons ATGGTCCATCCATCGGACAAGCTGCGAAGATTTGGATCGAGATCAGACGGACGCAAGATATGCCAGGTCGTACGGACTATTAACGGCGACTGGCTCGACGGGCCCACACTGCAGTGGGCTGGCCAACCTTCACCTAACGCACTGGTTCGTCTCCCACTCTCCCACCTCGCGCCGCCGCGGCGCTCGCCGGATTCCGCCGCCCAGCCCGCGTTCTCCTCGACCCAACCGAGTCCTGAGAGACGGACCATTTCTTCAGTGATCATCCACCAGTGCGCCATGGCGTCTCTGATTTCCCCCTACCTCTCCGTCCCCACCGCCCCCGGGCACGCGCGCCTTGCTGCTccggcggcgccgcggcggcggaggatgGCGGTGGTGAGGGCGAAGATTCGGGAGATATTCATGCCGGCTCTGAGCTCGACGATGACGGAGGGCAAGATCGTCTCCTGGACGGCAGCCGAGGGGGACCGCGTGGCCAAGGGCGACCCCGTGGTGGTCGTCGAGTCCGACAAGGCCGACATGGACGTGGAGACGTTCCACGACGGCATAGTCGCAGTCGTCCTCGTCCCGGCCGGTGAGACCGCCCCCGTAGGCGCCCCTATCGCCCTCCTCGCCGAGTCAGAGGAGGAGGTCGCGCTGGCGCGGGCGCGCGCTCAGGCCCTCTCGCAGGGACAAAGCCAGGAACCCTCTCCTCCccatgccgccgccgcccccgtcTCGGGGACACCTCCTCCAGCGCCTGTGGCGGCTCCAGTGACAAAGGGCATCGCGACACCTTACGCCAAGAAGGTCGCGAAGCAGCACAGGGTGGACATCGCCGGGGTTGTCGGCACCGGGCCACACGGCCGCGTCACGGCGGCTGACGTCGAGGCAGCTGCTGGCATCAAGCACAAGCGAAAGGTCGCGCCCCCTCCACCTCCACCCCCTGCTGCTGTTGGCCCTGCGCCACCAATGCCCGCAAGTGCGGTGCTGCCACCAGTGCCCGGTGGCACGGTGGTGCCGTTCACGACAATGCAGGCGGCGGTGAGCAGGAACATGGTGGACAGCTTGAGTGTGCCAACGTTCCGGGTTGGCTACTCCATGATCACTGACAAGCTTGACGCACTCTATGAAAAG GTCAAGTCGAAGGGGGTTACCAAGACAGTGCTGCTGGTGAAGGCGGCAGCTGTGGCGCTCACCCAGCACCCTGTAGTAAATGCTAGCTGCAGAGATGGAAAGAGCttctcctacaataacagtGTCAACATTGGAGTGGCTGTTGCACTCGAGGGTGGCCTTCTTACTCCAGTATTGGAGGATGCTGATAAG CTGGATATATATCTGCTTGCGCAAAAGTGGAGAGTGCTGCTCAAGAAGGCACGCATGAAGCAGCTGCAACCAAATGAATACAACTCTG GGACATTTACACTATCCAATTTGGGTATGTTTGGGGTGGATAAATTCGATGCAATCCTTCCAGCTGGTCAG GGGGCTATCATGGCTGTTGGAGCATCAAGACCAACTGTAGTGGCTGACAAGGATGGTTTCTTTAGTATCAAGAGTGAAATGCTG GTGAATGTTACTGCTGATCACAGGATTATCTATGGTGCTGATTTGGCAGCATTCCTGCAAACATTTGCAAAGATTGTTGAGGATCCTGAAAGCCTCACATTGTAA
- the LOC8060229 gene encoding putative receptor-like protein kinase At4g00960 encodes MKPRALLERLARPFSSSRRASSDREREEEADLEAIAAREQRAFRYETLAAATRGFSEKNRLGQGGFGPVYRGRLEDGRDVAVKRLGAGSRQGAREFRNEATLLSRVQHRNVVNLIGYCARGADDKLLVYEYVPNESLDKILFSPSSSSNHSSSNSDRSRRAELTWPRRHEVVVGVARGLLYLHEDAHTPIIHRDIKASNILLDDRWVPKIADFGMARLFPEAGDGHSRVHTRVAGTNGYMAPEYLMHGDLSTKADVFSFGVVVLEIVSGRKNSAFVPPPDAEADSLLEYAWRLYKKGRTLELLDPAVKSSAVPEQVELCVRIGLLCVQADPRLRPDMKRVVIILSKKQSKLEEPTRPGVPGSRYRRRPHGLRGSHYSAGSSSGTSSPSTSATTSHASASASASNAMTTSSTHTMRSQGLPSHREDEES; translated from the exons ATGAAGCCGCGGGCGCTCCTGGAGCGCCTAGCCCGCCCCTTCTCCTCCTCCCGCCGCGCGTCGTCCGACCgcgagagggaggaggaggcggaccTGGAGGCGATCGCGGCGCGTGAGCAGCGCGCGTTCCGGTACGAGAcgctggcggcggcgacgcggggATTCTCGGAGAAGAACCGGCTGGGGCAGGGCGGGTTCGGCCCCGTCTACCGGGGCCGCCTGGAGGACGGCCGCGACGTGGCCGTCAAGCGCCTGGGCGCCGGGTCACGGCAGGGCGCCCGGGAGTTCCGGAACGAGGCCACGCTGCTCTCCCGGGTGCAGCACCGGAACGTGGTCAACCTCATCGGCTACTGCGCCCGCGGCGCCGACGACAAGCTGCTGGTGTACGAGTACGTGCCCAACGAGAGCCTCGACAAGATCCTCTTCtccccttcctcctcctccaatCACT CCAGCAGCAACAGCGACCGATCACGACGAGCGGAGCTGACCTGGCCGCGGCGGCACGAGGTCGTGGTCGGCGTGGCGCGTGGCCTGCTCTACCTCCACGAGGACGCGCACACGCCCATCATCCACCGCGACATCAAGGCTAGCAACATCCTCCTGGACGACCGGTGGGTGCCCAAGATCGCCGACTTCGGCATGGCCCGGCTCTTCCCGGAGGCCGGCGACGGTCACTCTCGTGTCCATACCCGTGTCGCCGGCACTAACGGGTACATGGCGCCCGAGTACCTCATGCACGGCGACCTCTCCACCAAGGCCGACGTCTTCAGCTTCGGCGTGGTGGTTCTCGAGATCGTCTCGGGCCGCAAGAACTCCGCCTTTGTCCCACCCCCGGACGCCGAGGCAGACAGCCTCCTGGAATAC GCCTGGAGACTGTACAAGAAAGGTCGGACCCTGGAGTTGCTTGACCCCGCGGTGAAGTCGTCGGCGGTGCCGGAGCAGGTCGAGCTGTGCGTGCGGATCGGGCTGCTGTGCGTGCAGGCCGACCCGCGGCTGCGGCCGGACATGAAGCGCGTGGTGATCATCCTGTCCAAGAAGCAGAGCAAGCTCGAGGAGCCGACGCGTCCGGGGGTGCCCGGGTCGCGGTACCGGCGGAGGCCCCACGGCCTGCGCGGCTCGCACTACTCTGCCGGGTCATCGTCCGGCACCAGCTCGCCGTCTACGTCCGCAACGACGTCGCACGCGTCAGCGTCGGCGTCGGCCTCCAACGCCATGACGACGTCGAGCACGCACACCATGAGAAGCCAAGGCTTGCCCTCGCACCGAGAAGACGAGGAGTCGTAG